TGATGTGCATAAAGATGAAATTGAAATAATCAGACCCATCATTCTCGAAGGTATGCGCAATGCCTTGCCGCTGGCAGTTCCGGTAGAAGCCGAAATAGGCCTTGGCCGCAACTGGCTGGAAGCCCACTAATTACTAACAAAGTGTTAAATCTACACACATTAAGGCCGGGCAATGGATCATTGTCCGGCCTTCGTTTATCCTGGAAACTATAGGAAAACCCACTGCATTGTCTCCGCACCCGGTACTTACACCCCTCTTGTGTTTTCCAAATTCGTTTACTAGCTTTCGCCCATGATCCTGACCTCAAGGTTGCAAATATTGCCTTGTACACTGCAGTACTTTGAAGCATTACTACAAGGAAAAGAAACATTGGGCCATTTATTGGATGTTGATATCCCTCTTTTCTGGACTGAGTTCCCTGAAGTAATACTGGTAGCGTACGACAAATTGCGCAATGACCCCTCTATGCTTGGCTGGTTCCTTTACCTGGTGATCTACCAGGATGATAAACGGCTGATTGGTGCCGGTGGCTTTAAAGGCCGCCCGGACAATGATGGCGTGGTGGAAATAGGCTATGAAATCACCACCGCCTACCGTGAACGGGGCTTTGGTACCGAGCTCACACAAGCCCTGATCCGTTTCGCCTTCGGCCACTCTTATGTGACCCGGGTAATTGCCCATACAGAGGAAGAATATACCGCTTCTGTAAAAGTGCTCCAGAAATCAGGAATGTCCTTTGCCGGCGAAAACCCCGACACACAATTATGGCGCTGGGAAATATCCCGGGCACAATATGAACTCCCCCAGGATTAACGACCGCTTACCTTAACTTTCTTTCTGCGAATAAAAGGATTGGGTTACATTTGAAACCTCGTTTTAAAATCAAAACACCAAACCAAAATGAAGAAATGGATCTTATGCCTGGCCGTGTGTTATTCCACCACGACTGCCATGGCGCAAACCACCAACAAAGAAGGCAGCAAATACCAGTTTACCGTCATCAAAAACTTAGATGCAGGTGATGTGGAAAACCAGGGCCGTACCGGTACCTGCTGGTCCTTCTCTGGTCTGTCCTTTTTCCAGGCCGAGGCACTGCGCAATGGCAAAGGCAAAGGCGCGAACCTGAGCGAAATGTTCGTGGTAAGAAGAATGTATCCCCTCAAGGCGGTGAACTACGTGCGGATGCACGGTAAGGCCAACTTCGGTGAAGGTGGTGGATTCCCTGACGATCTGACCTGCCTCCGTGAATACGGTCTGGTACCACAGACTGTATACGACGGCAATCGCGATAAAGTTTATAACCACGCAGAAATGGTGTCCATACTGGAAGGCATGACCAACAAGATTGGCGCTTCTGAAGGTACCATCAATCCTAACTGGAAGAAAGCCGTTGATGGCGTGCTGAACTCCTACATCGGCGATGCTCCTGAAAAATTCGAATACCAGGGTAAATCATACACGCCCCAATCTTATGCAAAAGAACTGGGCCTGAATGCAGATGATTATGTACTGGTTTCTTCTTTCACCCACCATCCATATTATGAGCAGTTCGTATTGGAAGTTCCGGACAACTGGAACTGGGAAAGAGTCTACAACGTTCCCCTGAACGATTTCACTGCTATCGCAGAAAATGCTGTCCAGAATGGTTATACCATCGCTTGGGCTGCCGACGTATCTGAGAAAGGATTTAATTTCTTTGAAGGTTTGGCTGTAGTGCCTGAAACCGAATTCAGCGACATGAGCGCTGAAGAAAAAAAGAAAGTATTCGAAGAACCTGTAAAGGAGAAAACGATCACGCCTGAACTGCGTCAGAAAGCTTTCGACAATTTCGAAACGCAGGATGACCACGGTATGCACATCGTAGGTATGGCAAAAGACCAGAATGGTAAAGTATACTTCCGTGTAAAAAATTCATGGGGAACTACGAATCCAGGTAGCGGATATTTCTATGCATCCGAGCCTTACTTCGCTTATAAAACCACCTGCATCATGCTGAACAAAAAAGCACTGCCTGCAGATGTTGCTAAGAAGCTGGGCATCAAACAATAGTGTTTTCCTCACCATAAAAAAGGGGCTTTTCCAATGGAAAAGCCCCTTTTTTATTATTTGCCAAAAGCAAGTATTTTATTTGCTTTTATCAATTATTTCTTTGTTATCCCGCTATGAAAAAGCGTTTCCAGCCACAGTATTAAATGCAATTTATTGTTTACCCTCAATGCGTTGCGCTTCCTGGTAGCTTCCTAAACGGAACTTCAAAGGCACTTTTGTACGCTGCTCAAAGTTCCATTCTCTTTTACAGAAAAATCCGAAGCACTGATCATAATAAGCATGAGGAGACAGGGGAGGTGCCACCCTTGGCGTAAAAGTAACTGCAGGTGCGGCTTTCACAAAAGTAATTGCCGGGGTCATCTTTTTTTGAAGCGGATATAAGGGCGCAACAGAGAGCTTACGTTGCCCCTTAGCCACACCAAATCCTAAAAATAGCAGCAAAAAAACACTACATATTTTCATAATCAAAAGTTTTAGACAATCTCTTCAAAACTACCCAAACCTTCCCTGATCAGTTCAGGTTCAGAGCCGGTACAATCAACTACTGTTGAAAACTGCATCCCTCCAGGTCCACCATCTATTACGATATCTACAATGTTTTCAAACTTCTCATGAATGATTTCCGGATCAGTGTATTCTTCTACGTAAGCTTCAATCGGCAGCGAGGTACTCAGAATTGGGTTTCCTAATTCCTTCACGATCGCTCTGCTGATATTATTATCAGGAACGCGTATACCAACCGTATCCTTCTTTTGCTTCAGCATTCTGGGCACCTGCCTGCTGGCTGGCAGAATAAATGTATACGGTCCGGGCAATGCCTTCTTAAGCATTCTGAAAGTAGGTGTATCTACACTTCGTGCATAGTCAGACAAATGACTGAGATCGTAACATATAAATGAAAACTGGGCCTTGGCAGGATTAATATGCTTGATGCGGCAAATGCGTTCTATAGCTTTGTGCTGTGAAATGTCACAACCCATGCCGTAAACCGTATCGGTCGGATAGATAATCACGCCTCCATCTTTCAGACATTCCACGATCGTCTTTAGATGACGGGGATTCGGGTTGTCTGGGTGTAAAGTCAAAAGCATACTGTAAATTTACGAAATCCTTCCAATTACCAGACCAGCCATATAAAACCTTCTTATATCTTCATAATAAAAAGAATTTCCCGATTCCGAATAATAAAACTCACTACAAAAAGCCTTCATAGTTAACATGGACATTAAATAATCTTACTATCTTTCCGCCCTATTTCCAAAATCATTTTGTGGATGAAGTTGAAAGGAATCGTTCCGAGAACTTGGCGACACTTGAAAAAGATTCTCCTGGTATTATTTATTACACACTTTGTTTATCTCATTGCTTTAAAATGGGTTAATCCTCCTATTACCATAACGATGATCTCGAGCTGGGTAGGAACATGGGGAACTGATACAAAGTTTCATAAAACATGGGCTGACTATTCAGAGATCTCTGAATTCACCAAGCTGGCTGTACTGTCCAGCGAAGACCAGTTATTTCCTGATCATAATGGCTTCGACTTTAAGTCCATCGAAAAAGCCATGAAGCATAACCAGAAAAGTAAAAAGATCCGTGGTGCAAGTACCATCAGCCAACAGGTAGCTAAAAACGTATTCCTATGGCAGCAGAGAAGCTGGATCAGAAAAGGATTGGAAGTCTATTTCACCTTCATGATTGAAAAACTCTGGGGCAAGGAACGCATACTGGAAGTATACCTCAACGTGGCCCAGACCGGCGATGCTGTATTTGGAGTAGAAGCTGCTGCCCAGCAGTACTATCATAAATCTGCGGCGAGCCTTAACAGGGAACAATCTGCGATGATTGCCGCCTGCCTGCCTAATCCGGTTAAATATACAGTGGTACCACCGGCAAGGCCTACACTGTACAGGCAAAAGAAAATACTGGTGCAAATGCGCTTACTGACCGGCGATCCGGATATCTCAGCGCTGATTAGCTCCAAGTAACTGATCTATTGCCTTCACAGCTGTTGCCTCCCTTGCTTCAAATGAACCACGGACTTCCACCCATGGCACGCCCGAAGATTGCACAATTTCTTTATACACATTGTAGAAGTACTCCCGCATAGCCGGGTCAGGATGTTCCCGCTGCGGATCTTCCTCCCAGGGAATATCAATATAAGTGAGCAGGTAAAGGTCATACCTTCTCTCTGCGATAGCTGCCACAATCCAGGGATCACATGCTCCGTATTTATGTTCACTCCAAACTCTTATTACATGCAGGTCCGTATCACACACCAGCAGCCTGTTTGCCAGCTTAGCCCTTTCTGCCTCCAGTGCCAGTTGCCCCTGTGCCATAGCCAGCAGGTCAGATTGCTCATACGGACGAGGTAATTCTTCTATATACCGACGGGCATACTCAGGCACCCACATCGTTTCGTAATGCGACGCCAGGAACTCACTGAGGGTACTTTTGCCTGTACTCTCCGGACCAATCACCACTACTTTGAATAACTCTTCCATATCTTTTTCCAGCTGAAATAACCCATGACTGCTACAATGAACAGGAAGATGGTCAGCACCGCTGTCGCGACTAGTTTTTTATGAAATAATAAAGGTATCGCTACCAGGTTGGATATATTCAGTATCACCCAGTTTTCAATTTTTCGTTTGGCCAGCAACCACATACCTGCACAGGCAGTTGCAGATACAAAAGCATCTACAAGCGGTACATCTGAATTGGAGAAGTGACTTAGCAGGTAATAGAACACCGCCCAGCCAATTAATGCAGTCGCCGCCGTTACAATCCATTCTGTCCTGGATGCCCAGGCAATTGGTACTTCGGGTTCAGAGGGTTTCTTCCTTGCCCAGTGATACCAGCCATACACACTCATGATGAAATAATAAGCGTTCAGCGTCGCCTCTGCATAGAGCTTAAACTGCTCTCTTGATAACAGGTATACATAAATGCCCGTACTGACCAGGCCTGTAGGATAAAGCCAGATACTGTTCTGTTTACTACATACCACGCTGATAGCACCAAAGATCGCCGCCAGGATTTCCAGCCAGCTCATGGCCCTCACACCTTCAATCAGCGCCTGGTAAAATACATCCACATTCATGCCGCAAAGATAAGAGTGACAGCTACCTAAAAAAATAAGGTTGTATCAAATGATACAACCTCACGCTTAAATTTTATTTTTTCTCTCCCATCAGTACCCCCGATACATTCCATGCGCTGAAGGCGGTGCCTTCTCTCTTACCCAGTGGGATGGCGACTTTAAATTCGTGTACCCCCGGTGCCAGGTCCGGCAAAGGAATATACACAGCCGGCGTAAGACTTCCCGGGCACCAGTTGGACCTGCTCAAATCAGATGATGACAACCCATTTCCAAAATTACCTGAAGAAGGATTCAGCAAACGGTAAGTACCGCAATCAGTTCTCCAGGGTACAAAATGATACACTCGCTTGCCGTCTACAAAGATCTCATTCAGCTTCGGCACAAATTCATCACCATTCCCCCAGCCACCATGACCGGTAGTGATATAACGAAGCTGTAAATTGGTTACGCCCTCCGGAATATTCACCTTCACCGTCAGGGAGTCATGGTCGAACATAGTACCGTATTCCTGGCCAGCCATTTCCATCAGGTTGGTGGTATTGAAGATCGGCTGTAAATAGCCTGGCACTTTTAACCCCTCATCTTCGTCTCCTTTGTAGTATTTCAGGCGCAGGCTTACAATGTGACCACCTTTGTCATAGTTACCAATGAAAACGCCAAGCCATACATCACCCTCCATCCTCGGTTGCAGTTCTGTGATCTCCTGGCGAAATACCGCAGAATCAGCCCAGTTATAACCAGCTATCTGGCTTCTCTCGTTGTAGTGATGAATCCCGAAAGGAGTGAAGAAACGCAGCAGTTCCATTGTAGGCAGGTAATCATCAGTAGCAACAACGCCCTGATATTTCTCCTTATAAACAGGTAGTTCCTTTACCCCATTCTGCAGTCCATTCAGGAAAGAACCTTGCTTATCCATAGGGATCATAAATACAGAACCTGTGCGGTCATAAGCATCTCCGTTGGAATACTGGGCCAGTTCGGCAAACAGCTGACGGCCCGCTTCGTATTTAGGTAGTTTTATTTTTTTCAGGATCACAGTGCCGCCCGCGTAGTGGTAAGTTACATCACTCTGGTTGGCAGTAGGATTAGGCTTGTCATATCCAAAGGAAATCTGCTCTTTACTGAATACAGGAATGGTAGTATAGCGGCTATCAATCACCTCGCGGGTATAATTTGCCTGGTCTACCAGCTTACCAATGGCAATAGAACCGGGCCAGTTCAGGTCCTTAGGATTGATCTTGCCCTTTTTCACTTCTGTCGCTATCACTTCCATTTCGCCGTTTCTCACGGTCTTTAATACCAATCCTAAACCAGGAGTCACACCCAGGCTGGGAGAACCTTTTAGATTCAGGGCATTGGTATACCATACTTCCACCGTGTTGGAGCGGATAATGACTTTCGCTTTTTTACAGGGGTAACCCGCAATGGTGGCAGTATCTGTGAGCAGCTCGGGCTTTTCGTAGTCTTCAATTTTCTTTTTAAATGTGACAGATCTGCCGTTCAGGCTTAATACCTGCATAGTAACATTTTCTGTATAGTTCAGGTATTGTTGCTCCCTGGCACCGGGATCTGCATCTTTGATCACATGCGCACTTCTTCCGTCAATAAATAGGGTAAGGGCACCGTCTTTCATCTCCTCTCCATGATAACGTGTCTTGTAATGAACGGTCACAGCATCCTGTGCATGTACTCCTGCTGCGAATAGCAAGCTGGCTGCGATAGATAGATATTTCATAAGTATGAGGCCTGATTTATTTTGTTTTTAGTCTGGTAAATCTCTTTTTAATTTATTAAATCAAATAAAAAAATTGGTAATAAAAAAGCACAGTCAAAAAGACTGTGCTCATTTTTAACACTATCATTCTCTCAACTATGGCTTATTCCGCTTCAGCTACCACTTCCTTCACTTCCGGGATCATGCGCTTCATCATGCCTTCGATACCGGCTTTCAATGTGATCATGGAAGAAGGGCAACCTGAACATGAGCCTTGCAGCATCAACGTCACAGTACCGTCATCGTAGTCTTTGAACTGAATGGCACCGCCATCCATTTCAACTGCAGGCTTCACGTAGTTTTCAAGCAATTCTTTAATACGCTTTACCACATCAGTATCATCTGCGCTTACTTCGTTTCCGGCAATCGGTTTGTCAACGATTTCATCTTCGTTCAATACCGGGCGGTTATCTTCCAGATACTCCTTCAGAAAAGCTTTTATAGTAGGGATAATATCATTCCAGTCAGTTTCAACAGTTTTTGTCAGCGTAATAAAATTCGCCATAATAAACACACCTCTGATGAACGGGAAGCTGAACAATTCAGCAGCCAGCGGAGATGGTTTTGCACTTGCTTCATCCGGGAAATCGATGTGCTTACCAGGGTACAGGAGCTTGTTAGCAACAAACTTCATGGTTTCCGGATTCGGCGTCATTTCCGTATATATGCTGATAATGGGATTTCCTGTTTTAATCATGTTATTCTAAACTTTTGATGGTACAAAGGTAACTACTTTCGGTTAGAATCTGAGGGAATTGCGGCCTTTTAACTATCACATTTTTCAATAGGGATATAGATAAAACTATATCTAAATTGTACAGTTCCGCGCGAAGACTTCACCATCAGATTTTTTTTCTGATATGGACCTAAAATATTACATGTCACATTATTCTATATATTAACTTTATGGGAAATAACGCCATCACTGAGTATGCCCACTGTCAAAACCTTGCACGCACGCAAAAGAATAGCACTGATCGCCCATGATCACAAGAAAGCTGAGCTCATAGAATGGGCCCTCTACAATAAAACCGTACTCTGCCGGCATGAACTATACGCTACCGGCACTACAGGCAAGCTCATTGAAGAAAATCTCGACGTACCTGTCAGAAAATTATTGTCCGGGCCCCTCGGTGGCGACCAGCAGATAGGCTCTATGATCGCCGAAGGCAAAATCGATGTCGTGATCTTCTTCTGGGATCCCATGGAAGCACTCCCGCATGACCCGGATATCAAAGCCCTGCTCCGCCTTGGTGTAGTATGGAACATCCCTATGGCCAGCAACCGTACCTCTGCCGACTTCCTGCTTACATCTCCTCTTATGCACCAGGAATATGAAGTACGCTTACCTGACTATTCACAGTATCTCGGTAGAAAAGTATAGTTACATTTAGTCCTCTTCAGACCTTTTCTTTTAAATATCTGTCTTTCTTAGAAAGATCGGCACCGTTTGTGCTGCAAAGTACTCCTTACTAATCAGTTAGGTGTTTTCACACACCTCGCTGGCGAGTAATAAGGATTCCTTATTTTCGCAATTTTTCAGGTCTTAACGTATTGTAGAATGGTGAAACACTTATTAGTGGCTGCTTTCCTTCTGGCAGGCTTTTTCAAACCGGTCCAGGCCCAGCTGCCACCCAAACGGGAATTCAGAGCCGTATGGATAGCAACAGTAGAGAATATCGATTGGCCTTCCCGTAGAGGGTTGCCTGTTGAACAACAAAAACAGGAATTTATTACCCTTCTCAATACACAGCAGCGTAATGGTATGAATGCCGTGGTGGTACAAGTCCGCCCGGTAGCGGATGCTTTTTATGCCTCGCCCTTCGAACCCTGGTCTGAATACCTGACTGGTACGCAGGGGCAGGCACCTAATCCTTATTATGATCCCCTTCAGTTTATGATCGAAGAGACGCATAAAAGAGGAATGGAATTTCATGCCTGGTTCAATCCTTACCGCGCAGTTTTCAATGCCAGTCGCAATAATGTGACAGCTAACCATATTTCCAGGATGCGCCCTCAGTGGTTCCTGACTTATGATAACAAGAAATATTTTGATCCGGGAGTTCCTGAGGTACGTGAGTACGTTACACAAATCATTCGCGATGTAGTGCGTCGCTACGATATAGATGCCGTTCATTTTGACGATTACTTTTACCCATACAGGGTACCTGGCAAGGAGTTTCCTGACCACGCCTCCTACCGGCAGTATGGACATGGTATGGAAAAAGACGACTGGCGCAGGTACAATGTAGATACCATCATCCACATGGTGAGCATCGCCATCAAGCAGGAAAAGAAATGGGTAAAATTTGGGATCAGCCCCTTCGGCATCTGGCGAAATAAGAATAAAGATCCGGAAGGATCTTATACCAATGGAGGAAATACCAATTACGACGACCTGTACGCCGATGTGCTGAAATGGCTGAAAAATGGCTGGATAGATTACGTAGCTCCCCAGTTATATTGGGAAAGAGGACACCGCATAGCAGACTACGAACTGCTGCTGAACTGGTGGGCACAACATGCCTATGGCCGTCATTTGTACATCGGGCATGGAGTATACCGGATCAATAGTAATGCAGCATGGAACAATCCCAATGAACTGCCGGTACAGATCACGGAAACCCGTACACTCAATACCGTACAGGGAAGTATCTTCTATAGCGCCAAGTCATTCAATGGCAATCCAAGAGGTATAGAAGACAGCCTGCGCAATCATTTCTATCATTATCATGCTTTGCGCCCAATCATGCCATGGCTGAATTTTAAAGCACCACAGTCTCCATACTTTGCAGATGCTTTTGAAAGAACCGATGGATTACACCTGCACTGGGTAGATGGAGATGGTGATAGCACCAGTCGAACCAATCAGTATGTATTATATCGATTTG
This window of the Chitinophaga sancti genome carries:
- a CDS encoding AAA family ATPase, encoding MEELFKVVVIGPESTGKSTLSEFLASHYETMWVPEYARRYIEELPRPYEQSDLLAMAQGQLALEAERAKLANRLLVCDTDLHVIRVWSEHKYGACDPWIVAAIAERRYDLYLLTYIDIPWEEDPQREHPDPAMREYFYNVYKEIVQSSGVPWVEVRGSFEAREATAVKAIDQLLGANQR
- a CDS encoding NifU family protein; translated protein: MIKTGNPIISIYTEMTPNPETMKFVANKLLYPGKHIDFPDEASAKPSPLAAELFSFPFIRGVFIMANFITLTKTVETDWNDIIPTIKAFLKEYLEDNRPVLNEDEIVDKPIAGNEVSADDTDVVKRIKELLENYVKPAVEMDGGAIQFKDYDDGTVTLMLQGSCSGCPSSMITLKAGIEGMMKRMIPEVKEVVAEAE
- a CDS encoding PNGase F N-terminal domain-containing protein translates to MKYLSIAASLLFAAGVHAQDAVTVHYKTRYHGEEMKDGALTLFIDGRSAHVIKDADPGAREQQYLNYTENVTMQVLSLNGRSVTFKKKIEDYEKPELLTDTATIAGYPCKKAKVIIRSNTVEVWYTNALNLKGSPSLGVTPGLGLVLKTVRNGEMEVIATEVKKGKINPKDLNWPGSIAIGKLVDQANYTREVIDSRYTTIPVFSKEQISFGYDKPNPTANQSDVTYHYAGGTVILKKIKLPKYEAGRQLFAELAQYSNGDAYDRTGSVFMIPMDKQGSFLNGLQNGVKELPVYKEKYQGVVATDDYLPTMELLRFFTPFGIHHYNERSQIAGYNWADSAVFRQEITELQPRMEGDVWLGVFIGNYDKGGHIVSLRLKYYKGDEDEGLKVPGYLQPIFNTTNLMEMAGQEYGTMFDHDSLTVKVNIPEGVTNLQLRYITTGHGGWGNGDEFVPKLNEIFVDGKRVYHFVPWRTDCGTYRLLNPSSGNFGNGLSSSDLSRSNWCPGSLTPAVYIPLPDLAPGVHEFKVAIPLGKREGTAFSAWNVSGVLMGEKK
- a CDS encoding methylglyoxal synthase, producing the protein MPTVKTLHARKRIALIAHDHKKAELIEWALYNKTVLCRHELYATGTTGKLIEENLDVPVRKLLSGPLGGDQQIGSMIAEGKIDVVIFFWDPMEALPHDPDIKALLRLGVVWNIPMASNRTSADFLLTSPLMHQEYEVRLPDYSQYLGRKV
- a CDS encoding GNAT family N-acetyltransferase; its protein translation is MILTSRLQILPCTLQYFEALLQGKETLGHLLDVDIPLFWTEFPEVILVAYDKLRNDPSMLGWFLYLVIYQDDKRLIGAGGFKGRPDNDGVVEIGYEITTAYRERGFGTELTQALIRFAFGHSYVTRVIAHTEEEYTASVKVLQKSGMSFAGENPDTQLWRWEISRAQYELPQD
- a CDS encoding C1 family peptidase, whose protein sequence is MKKWILCLAVCYSTTTAMAQTTNKEGSKYQFTVIKNLDAGDVENQGRTGTCWSFSGLSFFQAEALRNGKGKGANLSEMFVVRRMYPLKAVNYVRMHGKANFGEGGGFPDDLTCLREYGLVPQTVYDGNRDKVYNHAEMVSILEGMTNKIGASEGTINPNWKKAVDGVLNSYIGDAPEKFEYQGKSYTPQSYAKELGLNADDYVLVSSFTHHPYYEQFVLEVPDNWNWERVYNVPLNDFTAIAENAVQNGYTIAWAADVSEKGFNFFEGLAVVPETEFSDMSAEEKKKVFEEPVKEKTITPELRQKAFDNFETQDDHGMHIVGMAKDQNGKVYFRVKNSWGTTNPGSGYFYASEPYFAYKTTCIMLNKKALPADVAKKLGIKQ
- a CDS encoding glycoside hydrolase family 10 protein yields the protein MVKHLLVAAFLLAGFFKPVQAQLPPKREFRAVWIATVENIDWPSRRGLPVEQQKQEFITLLNTQQRNGMNAVVVQVRPVADAFYASPFEPWSEYLTGTQGQAPNPYYDPLQFMIEETHKRGMEFHAWFNPYRAVFNASRNNVTANHISRMRPQWFLTYDNKKYFDPGVPEVREYVTQIIRDVVRRYDIDAVHFDDYFYPYRVPGKEFPDHASYRQYGHGMEKDDWRRYNVDTIIHMVSIAIKQEKKWVKFGISPFGIWRNKNKDPEGSYTNGGNTNYDDLYADVLKWLKNGWIDYVAPQLYWERGHRIADYELLLNWWAQHAYGRHLYIGHGVYRINSNAAWNNPNELPVQITETRTLNTVQGSIFYSAKSFNGNPRGIEDSLRNHFYHYHALRPIMPWLNFKAPQSPYFADAFERTDGLHLHWVDGDGDSTSRTNQYVLYRFEGREVINLNNPEKILTILTQTADPQYIDLAYQKGKEYTYVLTSLDRLQNESLASDPLYIRIAGGKTKFYFDPQP
- a CDS encoding L-threonylcarbamoyladenylate synthase yields the protein MLLTLHPDNPNPRHLKTIVECLKDGGVIIYPTDTVYGMGCDISQHKAIERICRIKHINPAKAQFSFICYDLSHLSDYARSVDTPTFRMLKKALPGPYTFILPASRQVPRMLKQKKDTVGIRVPDNNISRAIVKELGNPILSTSLPIEAYVEEYTDPEIIHEKFENIVDIVIDGGPGGMQFSTVVDCTGSEPELIREGLGSFEEIV
- the pnuC gene encoding nicotinamide riboside transporter PnuC; this encodes MNVDVFYQALIEGVRAMSWLEILAAIFGAISVVCSKQNSIWLYPTGLVSTGIYVYLLSREQFKLYAEATLNAYYFIMSVYGWYHWARKKPSEPEVPIAWASRTEWIVTAATALIGWAVFYYLLSHFSNSDVPLVDAFVSATACAGMWLLAKRKIENWVILNISNLVAIPLLFHKKLVATAVLTIFLFIVAVMGYFSWKKIWKSYSK
- the mtgA gene encoding monofunctional biosynthetic peptidoglycan transglycosylase — protein: MKKILLVLFITHFVYLIALKWVNPPITITMISSWVGTWGTDTKFHKTWADYSEISEFTKLAVLSSEDQLFPDHNGFDFKSIEKAMKHNQKSKKIRGASTISQQVAKNVFLWQQRSWIRKGLEVYFTFMIEKLWGKERILEVYLNVAQTGDAVFGVEAAAQQYYHKSAASLNREQSAMIAACLPNPVKYTVVPPARPTLYRQKKILVQMRLLTGDPDISALISSK